The Sinorhizobium alkalisoli genomic interval CTCGCCGCGGTCGATCTGACGCGCGACGCCTCGGGTGGGGTGGTCGCCATGCCGGAAGAAACCTCAGCCAACCGGGCAATCATGCTGCGCACCTTCTGGATCGCCAGCCTGGTCACCCTCGCTTGCACTGCAATCGGTTTTCCATACGCCATGCTGGCTGCGGCAACCGAAGGCTGGAAGCGCAACCTGTTGCTCGCGGCCGTATTGTTGCCGCTCTGGACGTCGCTCCTCGTGCGAACGGCGGCATGGTTCATCATCCTTCAGGAGAACGGCCTGATCAACGACCTTCTCCGCGCTGTGGGGCTGGCAGACAGCCCCATTCCGCTGATCTTCAATCGCACAGGCGTCGTCATCGCCATGACGCACGTGCTCCTGCCCTTCATGGTGCTGCCGATCTACAGCGTGCTCATCACCATACCCAAAAACCTCATGCCGGCGGCTGCCTCGCTTGGCGCCAATCCGCTGCGAGCCTTCCTGCGTGTGTTGCTGCCCTTGAGCTTCCGCGGGCTTGGCTCCGGCGCACTCCTCGTCTTCATGTCGGCCATCGGCTACTACATCACCCCGGCTCTGATCGGCGGGCCGAGCGACCAGATGATCAGTTCGGTGATCGCCTTCTACGCGACCGGTTCGGCCAACTGGGGAATGGCGGGCGCACTTGGTCTCGTCCTTCTCGTCGCCACCCTGATGCTTTACGCCGTCTACGGGCGGCTTTCGGCAGAAGACGCCAGGAGGAGCTGAGCCATGTTCAAAGGGATGAAGCTCGTTTTTGCCGCCGCAATGGTCACGTTCCTGATTGCGCCACTCATTGCGATCCTGCCGCTCGCTTTCACATCGAGCGTCTTTCTCACCTATCCGATACCGGGCTTTTCCACCCGCTGGTTCGAGGAACTCGTCACGGCAGACGCCTGGCAACGATCGATCGTCAACAGCCTCATCGTCGGAAGCGGCACGACGCTGCTTGCGACGGTGCTCGGCACGACCGCCTCGCTCGGGCTACGTCACCGCAGCCTGCCCTTGCTCGGTGTCGCAAAGACGCTTTTCCTCGTGCCGATGGTGGTGCCCGCGGTCGTCCTTGGCGTCGGCATGCAGGTGCTTTTCGTCCGGCTCGGCATCGCCAGCAGCTATATCGGGGTGATCGTCGCCCACACGGTGGTGGCGATCCCCTTTGTCGTCGTCAGCGTCACCGGAGCACTGGCCGGCATTGACAGGCGGGTGGAACTGGCTGCCGAAAGCCTCGGCGCGCCACCGGTGACGGTGTTCCGTCGCATGACGCTTCCGCTGGCCATGCCCGGCATCCTGTCCGGCGCCGTGCTCGCCTTCGCGACATCTCTCGATGAAGTGGTGCTGACATTGTTCGTCGCCGGACCGAACCAAAGGACGCTTGCCCGTCAGATGTTCTCCACCATCCGCGAGAACATCAGCCCGGCGATCGCCGCAGCGGCCTTCATCTTCATCGTCGGCACGATCGCAATCGCCCTCATCATGCTGGCGGTGAAACAGCGAGCCGCCGCTTCGTCCGCATAGCCGCCGCGAAAGGGGCTTGAAACCAGAAAGGGCCCGGCGGCGAACCGGGCCCCTTCTGAAATGCAGTGATAGGTGTCAGTTCGCCCTAACCACCGGATTGCCCTCGGCCGCAAGCGCGGCCAGGTCGGCGGGCTTCAGTTCCACCGATTCGCCGCAGCCGCAGGCGGACGTCTGGTTCGGGTTTTTGAACGTGAAACCCGAGCGCAGCGGCGTGACCTCGAAATCCATCTGCGTGCCGAGCAGATAGAGCACGGCTTCCGGTGCGACCCACACGCTCGCCCCCTGATGCTCGACGAGATCATCCTTGGCATTGGGCTCGGTGACGAGGTCGACAGCATATTCCATGCCGGCGCAACCGCCCTTCTTGATGCTCAGGCGAATGCCCTTGGCATCACCGCCGGCATTCTCGACGATCGAACGTACGCGGCCGGCGGCCGCGTCGGTCAGGCTCATTACGGCAAAGCCCATAGGCTTCATCTCCTTCACGTCGCCGGGGTCAAGGCCCGACGCTTTCCAGAATTCCAATGTAATGCCCGTCTGTTAACGGATCAATATGAGGCGGCTGGACTTAATACCAGCCGAGCGCCACCTGCGCCTCTTCCGACATGCGGTCCGGCGTCCAGGGCGGATCGAAGGTCATGGTGACCTCGACGCCGGAAACTCCTTCGACGGCGCCGACCGCGTTCTCGACCCAACCCGGCATCTCGCCGGCAACCGGGCAGCCGGGAGCCGTTAGCGTCATCTCGACCTTCACCATCCGATCGTCTTCGATGTCGATCTTGTAGATCAGGCCGAGTTCGAAAATGTCCGCCGGGATTTCAGGATCGTAGACGGTCTTCAATGCGGCGATGATGTCGTCGCTGAGACGCGCCAGTTCCTCGGCGGGAATGGCCGAATGCACGATGCCTTCGCGGACATCGACCTTCTCTTGTGTTTCGAGACTCATCCCGGCCTCCTTGAGCAGGTTTGCAAAAGTGTCTCACACCTTTACGGCAAGAACCTGCGACAAAAAAACAATTGAACGGACGCAACCAAGCGACCGTTCAGGCGAAGAACTTGCGTGCGTGTTCGAGCGCATCCGCCAGCGCATCGACCTCCGTCCTCGTGTTATAGAGTCCGAAGGACGCACGGCATGTGGAGGTCACGCCGAAGCGTTTCAAGAGCGGCTGGGCGCAATGGGTTCCCGCCCGGACGGCGACGCCGGCGCGATCGATCACCATCGACACGTCATGCGAGTGAATGCCGGCGATCTCGAATGAGAAGATGCTGCCCTTGCTCGGCGCGTTACCGAAGACGCGGAGCGAATTCACCGAAGACAGGCGCTCGCGTGCATAGGCGGTCAGATCCGCCTCATGCGCCCGGATCGCTTCGCGGCCGAGCTTTTCCATGTAGTCGAGCGCGTGGCCAAGCCCGATCGCCTGGACGATCGGTGGCGTGCCGGCCTCGAAGCGGTGCGGAGGATCGTTGTAGGTGACGTAGTCCTCCGTCACCTCCTCGATCATCTCGCCGCCGCCCTGGAATGGCCGCATCTCCTTGAGCCGCTCCATCCTGCCGTAGAGCACACCGACGCCGGAGGGGCCGTAGAGCTTGTGACCGGTCATGACGTACCAGTCGCAATCGATATCCTGGACATCGACCGGCATATGCACGGCGCCCTGGCTGCCGTCGACAAGCACGGGGATGCCGCGCTCGCGGGCGATGCGGCAGATTTCCTTGACTGGGACGACCGTGCCCAGCGCATTCGACATATGCGTGATGGCGATCAGCCTGGTGCGTTCGGTCAGGCACTTGACGAAGTCTTCGATGTGAAATGCGCCGTCATCGTCTACCGGCGCCCAGACGAGCTTCGCGCCCTGCCTTTCGCGGATGAAATGCCAAGGAACAATGTTCGAGTGGTGCTCCATGATCGAAAGCACGATCTCGTCGCCCTCGCCGATTTTCGGCATGCCATAGCCATGCGCGACCGTATTGATCGCCTCGGTCGAGGACTTGGTGAAGATGATGTTGTCGGGCGAAGGGGCGTTCAGGAAGCGGCGAACCTTTTCGCGCGCCCCTTCATAGGCGTCCGTCGCGGCGTTGGAGAGGAAATGCAGGCCGCGATGGACGTTGGCGTATTCATGGGAATAGGCATGGGCGACGGCATCGATGACGACCTGCGGCTTCTGCGCCGAAGCGCCGTTGTCGAGATAGACCAGCGGCTTGCCGTAGACTGTCCGTGAAAGGATCGGAAAATCCCTTCTGATCGTCTCGACGTCATAGGCCGGCACCGGCGCAACATGTTCCATGTCTTTGTCCAATCAGGCGTGCTTTTCGAGCCAGGCCGCGATCACGCCCTCGAGCGCCTCGACCAGCGCCTCGTCATCTTCCAGTTCCTCGACGATCTCGGCCACGAACGCTTTGACGAGCATCGCCCGCGCCTTGTTTTCCGGGATACCGCGGGAGAGCAGGTAGAAAAGCTGCGTGTGGTCGATATCGGCGACCGTCGCCCCGTGGCCGCACTGCACGTCGTCCGCGAAGATCTCCAGTTCCGGCTTGGCCGAAAGGTCGGCGTCGTCGGACAGGAGCAGCGTATTGCAGGCCATCTTGGCGTCGGTCTTCTGGGCATCCTTCGCCACCAGGATCTTGCCCTGGAACACGCCCTTTGCCCGGTCGAACACGACATTGCGGATGATCTCGCTCGATGTCGTGTGCGGCACGTCATGGCTGAGCGTGAAGGTCACGTCCGTATGGCTGTCGCCGCCAAGCAGGTTGATGGCGCGGAGCGTCAGGTCGGAGCCCTCGCCGCTGGCGCGACCGTGAATCTCCTGGCGCACCAGCTTGCCGCCGGCATTGATCACGAAGAGATGCAGCTTGGCATCCTTGCCGAGATCGAACCGGATCTGGCCGAGATGGGTGTCGGCCGTTCCCTGCTGCTGCAGGATGATCCAGATGACATCGGCCCCTTCGGCGAGCATTACGTCGCTGACGGACGAAACGAAGCTCGGCTCCGCATCGGTCGAGAGATGCCGTTCGATAACCGTCGCCTTGGCGCCGGCGCCGAAGGAAACCGGGAAGCGCGTATGCGCCTGACCATGGCTCTGCACGACCTGAAGTTCCAGCGGCACCTCCAATTCGACGCCCTCGGCGACGGCGATCTCGAGGCCGCCGCGAACCAGTCCGCCATTGATCCGGCCGATCGCATCGTCCGAGCCGAGGACCGAGAGGCCGGCAGCCGCCGAGCCGTCGATCAGGCTCTCGGTATAGGAACGCGCCGTAATACCGTCCGGCAGTCCCTTGACATCCGCTTCACCATTGCGGACCGAAAGCACGGAAGAGCCGGTCACCAGGGCCTCGACACGATCCGAAAAGGCACTCGGGTCGGCGGCAGGCACGGAGCGCAGCAGCGTGCGCAGATCCGTATAGTGCCAGGATTCGACGCGCCGCGTCGGCAGGCCGGCAGTCTTCAAGTCATGGACGAGCGTATCTCGAAGCGAGAGCACGGCGCCATCGCCCGGCAGGTCGCCGAGCTGCGCGGTATAGGCATCGACCAGCGCCGTTTCGGCCGCCGTCATCTTGATGACCTGTTGCATATTCATTCGAACCCTCCTACAGGCGTCAGGCCGCTGCCTCGATGATATCCGCGTAGCCTTTGGCTTCGAGTTCGTGCGCCAGCGTCTTGTCGCCCGACTTGACGACCTGGCCCCTGTAGAGAACGTGGACCGTATCCGGGACGATATAGTCGAGCAGGCGCTGGTAGTGCGTGATGACGATGACGGCGCGGTCCGGCGAGCGCAACGCATTGACGCCGTCGGCGACGACCTTCAGCGCGTCGATGTCGAGACCGGAGTCGGTTTCGTCAAGAACGCAGAGCTTCGGCTCGAGCAGCGCCATCTGCAGGATTTCCGCCCGCTTCTTTTCACCGCCGGAGAAGCCGACATTCAGCGGTCGGCGCAGCATTTCCGGTGCGATCTTCAGTTCGGCGGCCGCTTCCTTGACGCGGCGCATGAATTCCGGTGTCGAGAGTTCGTCTTCGCCGCGATACTTGCGCTGCTCGTTCATCGCCACCTTCAGGAACTGCATGGTGGCAACGCCCGGGATCTCGACCGGATACTGGAAGGCGAGGAAGATGCCCTTGGCGGCCCGCTCGGCGGCATCGAGCTCCAGAATGCTTTCACCGTTGTAAAGGATGTCGCCCTCGGTCACCTCATAGTCTTCGCGACCGGAGAGGATATAGGAGAGCGTCGACTTGCCGGAGCCGTTCGGCCCCATGATGGCGGCAACCTCGCCGGCCTTCACGGTCAGGTCCAGGCCGCGGATGATCTCGGTGCCGTCTTCGGCAATACGGGCATGCAGGTTCTTGATTTCAAGCATTGTTCGTCCTCTTCGGAAGCGAAGTGTTCTCTTCTCGCGCAAGTCCCTGCGCGTCGGTTCGATTATGCGTGTGGGGTTAGCCCACGGAGCCTTCCAGCGAGATGCCGATCAGCTTCTGTGCCTCGACGGCGAATTCCATCGGCAGTTCCTGAATGACTTCCTTGACGAAGCCGTTGACGATCAGTGCGATCGCCGCCTCTTCCGGGATACCGCGCTGCAGGCAGTAGAAAAGCTGGTCCTCGGAGATCTTCGAGGTCGTCGCCTCATGCTCGAACTGCGCCGTCGAATTCTTCGCCTCGATATAGGGCACCGTGTGCGCGCCGCACTTGTCGCCGATCAGAAGCGAGTCGCACTGGGTGAAGTTGCGGGCGTTCTCCGCCTTGCGGTGGGCAGAAACCTGGCCGCGATAGGTGTTGTCGGAGACGCCGGCGGCAATGCCCTTGGAGATGATGCGGCTCGACGTGTTCTTGCCGAGATGGATCATCTTGGTGCCCGAGTCGACCTGCTGATGGCCGTTGGAAACGGCGATCGAGTAGAACTCACCGCGCGAACCATCGCCGCGCAGGATGCAGGACGGATATTTCCAGGTGATCGCCGAGCCGGTCTCGACCTGGGTCCAGGAGATCTTTGAGTTCTTGCCGCGGCAATCACCGCGCTTGGTGACGAAGTTGTAGATGCCGCCCTTGCCTTCCTTGTCGCCCGGATACCAGTTCTGCACCGTCGAATACTTGATCTCGGCATCGTCGAGCGCGATCAGTTCGACGACCGCCGCGTGGAGCTGGTTCTCGTCGCGCTGCGGCGCGGTGCAGCCTTCCAGATAGGAAACATAGGCGCCTTCATCGGCAATGATCAGCGTGCGCTCGAACTGGCCGGTGTTCTTCTCGTTGATGCGGAAATAGGTCGAGAGTTCCATCGGGCACCGGACCCCCTTCGGCACATAGACGAAGGAACCGTCGGTGAAGACAGCGGAATTCAGCGTCGCATAGAAATTGTCCGACTGCGGGACGACCGTGCCGAGATATTTCCGTACGAGATCGGGATGCTCCCGCATCGCCTCGGAGATCGACATGAAGATCACGCCGGCCTTCTTCAGTTCCTCCTTGAAGGTGGTGACGACCGAGACGGAGTCGAACACCGCATCGACGGCGATCTTCGACTTCTCGACGCCTGCAAGGATCTCCTGCTCCCTCAGCGGAATGCCAAGCTTCTCGTAGACCTTGAGCAGTTCCGGATCGACCTCGTCGAGCGACTTCGGCCCCGTCGTGCCCTTCGGCGCGGCGTAGTAGTGAATCTCGTTGAAATCGATCTTCGGATAGCGGACACGCGCCCAGCTCGGCTCGTCCATGGTCAGCCAGCGGCGATAGGCCTCGAGGCGCCATTCGAGCATCCAGTCCGGCTCGTTCTTCTTGGAAGAGATGAGACGGATGATGTCCTCGGACAGGCCCTTCGGCGCCTTGTCCATTTCGATCTTCGTCTCGAAGCCGTATTTGTACTGGTCCACGTCGATTTGGCGGACCTGATCAATCGTTTCCTGCACGGCAGGCATGTCGTTCTCCAATCTCGCCGGATCCAAGGTCCGGCAGCTTGACAACTCGATGCTGGTTTGCGCACCGCTTATGTAATGGCTAAAAGGCGCTTTTCACCCCGTTTGCCAAGCGGAAAATTGCTTTTCCGCAATTTCGTCCAAACCTTCCCTTGCTCACGCCGCCTGTCCACTCGCCCGGCGGCGAGCCGCCACTTTCGCGAACACGGCGGCGCACTGCTCGATCTCCGCTTGCGTCGTGCTCTCGCCGATCGAAATGCGCAACGCGCCCTGGCGGGGATCATAACCCATTGCCGTCAGCACATGACTCTGTCCTACCTTGCCGGAAGAGCATGCTGAACCTGCCGAGAGCGCGACGCCCTCGAGATCGAAGGCGATCTGGCCCGTTTCAGCCTTCAGCCCCGGCAGGGTGAAGAAGGTGGTATTGGCGAGTCGCGGGACGTCCGCGCCATGGATCACCACGTCCGGCGCTTGGCAACGCATCTCCGTCTCGAGGCGGTCGCGCAGCGCAGCGATGGCGCCCATGCGGCCCTCTAAATTGCCGACCGCCATTCGGGCCGCGGCCGCGAATCCTGCAATGGCCGGCGCATTCTCCGTCCCGGAGCGATGTCCTTTTTCCTGTCCGCCGCCGTGGATGAGCGGCGATGGCATCATGACCTCGCCGCGGGCCACCAGGGCACCTGCCCCCTTCGGTCCGCCGATCTTGTGCGAGGAGACGATGAGGAAATCGGCGCCAAGCGCCTCCATCGACAGCGGCACGCGCCCCGCCGCCTGGACCGCATCCACCACGAGGAGGCCGCCATGCGTGCGCACGATCGCGGCAATCTCGGCGATCGGCTGGATGATTCCGGTTTCGTTGTTGGCGAGCATCACGGCCACCATGGGCAGGCCGGACTGACGATCATGGGCGCCGAGCAAGGCCTCCAGCGCTCCCGTATCGACCAGGCCGGCGCTCGACACGGGGATCTCGCCCATCATTTCGCGCGCGAAACGCCCACCCTCGCGCACGGCTGGATGTTCGATCGCCGAAACATAGAGCTTGCCGAGCTTGAGCGGCGTGCGGCCCATGCGGAAATGAGGCGTCAGCACCATGTTCGCCGCCTCGGTGGCGCCACTGGTGAAGGTCACCTCGGCCGGCTGTGCCCCGCAGAGCGCGGCCACGTCGCGGCGGGCGCTTTCGACGATCGCCCGGAGCGCCCGGCCTTCCCCGTGCACGGACGATGGATTGCCATTGATGTCGAGCGCGGACAGAACGGCTTCGCGCGCTTCGCTCAGAAGCGGCGCCGTCGCATTCCAATCCATATAAATACGCGCCCTCGGCATGCTTTCCTTCGTCAAAACGAGCTCGCCATTCCACAAACTCGGTGCCGTTGCATTTTTCTTGAATTTTCCGCGCCGCTTGCCTTAAGAGACGAGGCACATGGCGGAATGCCCGCACCGAAGTTTTGAACGGTTCTAAAGTGGTTCTAGAAAAGCTGAGTGCTTTCGTCAAGACAGATCGGCACTGAAACCACGATTTGAACCGGAAACATCCCTGGAGAGCCAATGCCCGAAATCATCTTCAACGGACCGGCCGGTCGCCTCGAAGGCCGTTATCAGCCTTCGAAGCAGAAGAGTGCACCGATTGCGATCATCCTGCATCCGCATCCGCAGTTCGGCGGCACGATGAACAACCAGATCGTCTACCAGCTCTTTTACATGTTTCAAAAGCGCGGCTTCACCACTCTGCGCTTCAACTTTCGCGGTATCGGACGCAGCCAGGGCGAATTCGATCACGGCGCCGGCGAGCTTTCGGACGCCGCATCGGCGCTTGACTGGGTGCAGAGCCTGCATCCGGATTCGAAAAGCTGTTGGGTGGCCGGCTATTCCTTCGGCGCCTGGATCGGCATGCAGCTTCTGATGCGCCGGCCGGAAATCGAGGGGTTCCTGGCCGTTGCGCCGCAGCCGAATATCTACGACTTCTCCTTCCTGGCGCCCTGCCCGTCTTCCGGCCTGATCATCAATGGCGATGCTGACAAGGTGGCGCCCGAGAAGGATGTGCACGGCCTCGTCGACAAGCTGAAGTCGCAGAAGGGCATTCTCATCACGCACAGGACGGTTGCCGGGGCGAACCACTTCTTCAACGGCCAGGTCGAAACGCTGATGGCGGAATGCGAAGACTATCTCGACCGCCGCCTCAACGGCGAACTGGTGCCGGAGCCTGCGGCAAAGCGTATCCGCTGAGGCACATCGGTTCATTGGAGCAGTGGCCCGAAATCGCAAGCGGATTCCGGGCCTTCTTGGTTCCGGGGATCGCCGCCGTCTCAGACGCGCAGCGGTCGATATAGCTCTTTAACGAGATGCATCGACGGCTCCGCGCATTCCACGCGATTCCTGCCGGCAGCCTTTGCGGCATAGAGCGCCTTGTCAGCGCGTCGCATTGCCATTTCCAACGGCTCTTCCGCGGCGATTGCAGCAACCCCGAAGCTTGCAGTGACCGCGACCGTTTCGGGAAGCCCCTCGATCCCCCTCGACGCCAATGCGGCACGCATTCCATGCGCAAGCACGCGGGCGTCGGCCAGGCTCACGCGCGGAAGGAAGACGGCAAACTCCTCACCACCGAGGCGCCCCGCGACGGCTTGGCCCGGCATGAGGTCGAGCAACACGCGGCCGAACTGCCGGATGACTTCGTCCCCGGCATGGTGGCCATATGTATCGTTGACGAGCTTGAAGCGGTCGAGGTCGGCAAGGATCAGCGTGCCGGGACCGTCGTCGTGGTTCGCCGGCAGGAATGGAGCTACGCGTTCCATGAAGCCGCGGCGATTATAGAGGCCGGACAGTGGATCGAGTTCCGACCTGGCATGCGCATCGTCGATGATCTCCTTGACCATAACGCCAAGCATCGCCACACCGGCCGCGACGATCAGCATGGCCCCCAAAGCCTGCGAGATCAGCGCGAAAGTGCTTGTGAGATAATCCGCTGCGGTTGAGCCGGATCCGGCGGCCATCGCGGCATGGATCTTCACGAGGTAATAGATCGCACTGAGGCTGAGGAGGCAGAACAGGATCTTGTCCGCCTGCGACCGTCGCTCGGACCGGAGGACGGTCGCAGCGGACCAAGCCTGCACGAGACAGAACGGCATTTGATAAAAGAAGGCGTGCTGCAACGTTCCGCGCGGCAACTCATAGATGATCACGTCGAGAGCGACGCCAGCGGTGAAGAAGATAGCGAGGTGCAGCAGCTTCGCTGGAACCCGATAAAAAAGCCCGAGTGCGAAGCGGATGAGAAGGAGGCCGGCAAGGACGCTGGCAAAGGCGCCGACGGCGAAAAGCTTCGGTACAGGCGTAAATGGCAGAACGGTTTCGAACACAGCCGAAAGGGACGCCACGGCAAAGCCGGCGGCGCACCAGATCGCCGGCCGTCTTGTCCGGCTTCTTGCCGCAATGACGAGGAAGGCCACCACGAAGACCTGGGCAATGATGAAGTTCACCGCCAAAAGGGAAATTGCACCACCCATCGACAGATCCGAAAACTCCTCGCGGCAGGTCGGCCGACCTGCAAAATGCCCTGTTGCGCAACGGACTGCAGATTAGCGGCCGGACGCGAAGAAAACATTAAGCCGCCATGGTATCAAGGCTTGAACTCCAGCGGGTTTGCCGGTTTGGCCGCCATCCGTCCGCCGCTCATCGGCCGTTCGACGCCTGTCGTGCCGGGATAGGTCAGGGGCAGGCGGCGTAGCGAGCGGACGGCGAGGTAGGCCCAGGCTTCAGCCTCCATCGAATCGCCATTGAGCTCCAGCGCCTCCGCGGCAAATACGCGCCCGCCCTCCTCCGCGGCAAGCGCGGCGAGGTCTCGCATGATGACCAGATTGAGACGGCCGCCGCCGCAGACGATGTAGGTCGCGGGCTTCGAAGGCAGGTGGCGCGCAGAGCGAATGATCGCCGCGGCGGTCACACGCGCCAGC includes:
- a CDS encoding cysteine desulfurase encodes the protein MEHVAPVPAYDVETIRRDFPILSRTVYGKPLVYLDNGASAQKPQVVIDAVAHAYSHEYANVHRGLHFLSNAATDAYEGAREKVRRFLNAPSPDNIIFTKSSTEAINTVAHGYGMPKIGEGDEIVLSIMEHHSNIVPWHFIRERQGAKLVWAPVDDDGAFHIEDFVKCLTERTRLIAITHMSNALGTVVPVKEICRIARERGIPVLVDGSQGAVHMPVDVQDIDCDWYVMTGHKLYGPSGVGVLYGRMERLKEMRPFQGGGEMIEEVTEDYVTYNDPPHRFEAGTPPIVQAIGLGHALDYMEKLGREAIRAHEADLTAYARERLSSVNSLRVFGNAPSKGSIFSFEIAGIHSHDVSMVIDRAGVAVRAGTHCAQPLLKRFGVTSTCRASFGLYNTRTEVDALADALEHARKFFA
- the sufC gene encoding Fe-S cluster assembly ATPase SufC; its protein translation is MLEIKNLHARIAEDGTEIIRGLDLTVKAGEVAAIMGPNGSGKSTLSYILSGREDYEVTEGDILYNGESILELDAAERAAKGIFLAFQYPVEIPGVATMQFLKVAMNEQRKYRGEDELSTPEFMRRVKEAAAELKIAPEMLRRPLNVGFSGGEKKRAEILQMALLEPKLCVLDETDSGLDIDALKVVADGVNALRSPDRAVIVITHYQRLLDYIVPDTVHVLYRGQVVKSGDKTLAHELEAKGYADIIEAAA
- a CDS encoding cysteine desulfurase family protein, with product MPRARIYMDWNATAPLLSEAREAVLSALDINGNPSSVHGEGRALRAIVESARRDVAALCGAQPAEVTFTSGATEAANMVLTPHFRMGRTPLKLGKLYVSAIEHPAVREGGRFAREMMGEIPVSSAGLVDTGALEALLGAHDRQSGLPMVAVMLANNETGIIQPIAEIAAIVRTHGGLLVVDAVQAAGRVPLSMEALGADFLIVSSHKIGGPKGAGALVARGEVMMPSPLIHGGGQEKGHRSGTENAPAIAGFAAAARMAVGNLEGRMGAIAALRDRLETEMRCQAPDVVIHGADVPRLANTTFFTLPGLKAETGQIAFDLEGVALSAGSACSSGKVGQSHVLTAMGYDPRQGALRISIGESTTQAEIEQCAAVFAKVAARRRASGQAA
- a CDS encoding alpha/beta hydrolase, with product MPEIIFNGPAGRLEGRYQPSKQKSAPIAIILHPHPQFGGTMNNQIVYQLFYMFQKRGFTTLRFNFRGIGRSQGEFDHGAGELSDAASALDWVQSLHPDSKSCWVAGYSFGAWIGMQLLMRRPEIEGFLAVAPQPNIYDFSFLAPCPSSGLIINGDADKVAPEKDVHGLVDKLKSQKGILITHRTVAGANHFFNGQVETLMAECEDYLDRRLNGELVPEPAAKRIR
- a CDS encoding GGDEF domain-containing protein — encoded protein: MGGAISLLAVNFIIAQVFVVAFLVIAARSRTRRPAIWCAAGFAVASLSAVFETVLPFTPVPKLFAVGAFASVLAGLLLIRFALGLFYRVPAKLLHLAIFFTAGVALDVIIYELPRGTLQHAFFYQMPFCLVQAWSAATVLRSERRSQADKILFCLLSLSAIYYLVKIHAAMAAGSGSTAADYLTSTFALISQALGAMLIVAAGVAMLGVMVKEIIDDAHARSELDPLSGLYNRRGFMERVAPFLPANHDDGPGTLILADLDRFKLVNDTYGHHAGDEVIRQFGRVLLDLMPGQAVAGRLGGEEFAVFLPRVSLADARVLAHGMRAALASRGIEGLPETVAVTASFGVAAIAAEEPLEMAMRRADKALYAAKAAGRNRVECAEPSMHLVKELYRPLRV
- the sufD gene encoding Fe-S cluster assembly protein SufD, giving the protein MNMQQVIKMTAAETALVDAYTAQLGDLPGDGAVLSLRDTLVHDLKTAGLPTRRVESWHYTDLRTLLRSVPAADPSAFSDRVEALVTGSSVLSVRNGEADVKGLPDGITARSYTESLIDGSAAAGLSVLGSDDAIGRINGGLVRGGLEIAVAEGVELEVPLELQVVQSHGQAHTRFPVSFGAGAKATVIERHLSTDAEPSFVSSVSDVMLAEGADVIWIILQQQGTADTHLGQIRFDLGKDAKLHLFVINAGGKLVRQEIHGRASGEGSDLTLRAINLLGGDSHTDVTFTLSHDVPHTTSSEIIRNVVFDRAKGVFQGKILVAKDAQKTDAKMACNTLLLSDDADLSAKPELEIFADDVQCGHGATVADIDHTQLFYLLSRGIPENKARAMLVKAFVAEIVEELEDDEALVEALEGVIAAWLEKHA
- the sufB gene encoding Fe-S cluster assembly protein SufB codes for the protein MPAVQETIDQVRQIDVDQYKYGFETKIEMDKAPKGLSEDIIRLISSKKNEPDWMLEWRLEAYRRWLTMDEPSWARVRYPKIDFNEIHYYAAPKGTTGPKSLDEVDPELLKVYEKLGIPLREQEILAGVEKSKIAVDAVFDSVSVVTTFKEELKKAGVIFMSISEAMREHPDLVRKYLGTVVPQSDNFYATLNSAVFTDGSFVYVPKGVRCPMELSTYFRINEKNTGQFERTLIIADEGAYVSYLEGCTAPQRDENQLHAAVVELIALDDAEIKYSTVQNWYPGDKEGKGGIYNFVTKRGDCRGKNSKISWTQVETGSAITWKYPSCILRGDGSRGEFYSIAVSNGHQQVDSGTKMIHLGKNTSSRIISKGIAAGVSDNTYRGQVSAHRKAENARNFTQCDSLLIGDKCGAHTVPYIEAKNSTAQFEHEATTSKISEDQLFYCLQRGIPEEAAIALIVNGFVKEVIQELPMEFAVEAQKLIGISLEGSVG
- a CDS encoding SUF system Fe-S cluster assembly protein, whose translation is MSLETQEKVDVREGIVHSAIPAEELARLSDDIIAALKTVYDPEIPADIFELGLIYKIDIEDDRMVKVEMTLTAPGCPVAGEMPGWVENAVGAVEGVSGVEVTMTFDPPWTPDRMSEEAQVALGWY
- a CDS encoding ABC transporter permease, with protein sequence MMSRLPQNARAFLLLAPLLLFLGCFFVWPLATMMSQAISDTAVLHILPRTAEASADWDRGSPPTPEMKSAIVADLREANDTQAVGDMVRRLNSAQSGFRTLMSKTLSAIRDNDRPPELSAIDPRWEKPQFWLAIVDALSPVTDRNLLAAVDLTRDASGGVVAMPEETSANRAIMLRTFWIASLVTLACTAIGFPYAMLAAATEGWKRNLLLAAVLLPLWTSLLVRTAAWFIILQENGLINDLLRAVGLADSPIPLIFNRTGVVIAMTHVLLPFMVLPIYSVLITIPKNLMPAAASLGANPLRAFLRVLLPLSFRGLGSGALLVFMSAIGYYITPALIGGPSDQMISSVIAFYATGSANWGMAGALGLVLLVATLMLYAVYGRLSAEDARRS
- a CDS encoding ABC transporter permease, encoding MFKGMKLVFAAAMVTFLIAPLIAILPLAFTSSVFLTYPIPGFSTRWFEELVTADAWQRSIVNSLIVGSGTTLLATVLGTTASLGLRHRSLPLLGVAKTLFLVPMVVPAVVLGVGMQVLFVRLGIASSYIGVIVAHTVVAIPFVVVSVTGALAGIDRRVELAAESLGAPPVTVFRRMTLPLAMPGILSGAVLAFATSLDEVVLTLFVAGPNQRTLARQMFSTIRENISPAIAAAAFIFIVGTIAIALIMLAVKQRAAASSA
- the sufA gene encoding Fe-S cluster assembly scaffold SufA, whose translation is MGFAVMSLTDAAAGRVRSIVENAGGDAKGIRLSIKKGGCAGMEYAVDLVTEPNAKDDLVEHQGASVWVAPEAVLYLLGTQMDFEVTPLRSGFTFKNPNQTSACGCGESVELKPADLAALAAEGNPVVRAN